Proteins encoded by one window of Lathyrus oleraceus cultivar Zhongwan6 chromosome 1, CAAS_Psat_ZW6_1.0, whole genome shotgun sequence:
- the LOC127121412 gene encoding 7-deoxyloganetin glucosyltransferase gives MGHFAEKKPHAVLIPYPAQGHINPLFKLAKLLHFKGFHVTFVNTEYNHKRLLKSKGPKVFDGLIDFTFETIPDGLTPVDGDGDVTQDIPSLCQSIRKNFLRPYCELLSRLDESANIGLIPHVTCLVSDYYMTFTIQAAEEFALPNILFFSASACTLLNILHFRSFVEKGLTPLKDVSYLTNGYLETKVDWIPGLKNFRLKDIVDIIRTTDPNDIILKFLIDVVDKVHTDSTIVLNTFDELESDVINVLLSMFPSLYTIGPLSSLLNQTPSNHQLASLDSNLWKEDTNCLEWLESKEPGSVVYVNFGSIVVMSEEKLLEFAWGLANSNKPFLWIIRPDLVIDGSVVLSSEFVNEISDRGLIASWCPQEKVLNHPSIGGFLSHCGWNSTTESICAGVPMLCWPFFADQPTNSRIICNEWEIGAEIDTNVKRDEVEKLVNELMVGEKGKKMRQKAMELKKKALENTSPGGCSYKNLDKVIKEVLLKQN, from the exons ATGGGACATTTTGCAGAGAAAAAACCACATGCTGTGTTAATTCCATATCCAGCTCAAGGCCATATCAATCCATTATTCAAACTAGCAAAACTTCTTCACTTTAAAGGCTTTCACGTAACCTTTGTAAACACTGAATACAACCATAAACGCTTGCTCAAATCAAAGGGTCCAAAAGTCTTTGATGGTTTGATAGACTTTACGTTTGAGACCATACCAGATGGTTTAACTCCAGTGGATGGTGATGGTGATGTTACTCAAGACATACCTTCTCTTTGTCAATCTATAAGAAAGAATTTCCTCAGACCCTATTGCGAACTTCTTTCTAGACTTGATGAATCTGCAAATATTGGTCTTATTCCACATGTTACTTGCTTAGTTTCTGACTATTATATGACTTTTACTATACAAGCTGCTGAAGAATTTGCACTAccaaatattctctttttttcagCAAGTGCATGTACTTTGTTGAACATTCTGCACTTTCGTTCCTTTGTAGAAAAAGGTCTCACACCACTCAAAG ATGTTAGTTATCTAACAAATGGATATTTGGAAACTAAAGTAGACTGGATTCCGGGTTTGAAAAATTTTCGGTTGAAGGATATTGTCGACATTATAAGGACAACAGATCCCAATGATATCATATTAAAATTCTTAATCGATGTGGTAGATAAAGTTCATACAGACTCTACTATTGTTTTGAATACTTTTGATGAACTTGAGAGTGATGTAATAAATGTTCTCTTGTCTATGTTTCCTTCTCTTTACACCATTGGCCCTTTATCTTCATTATTAAACCAAACTCCATCTAATCATCAATTAGCATCTCTAGATTCCAATCTTTGGAAAGAAGATACCAACTGTCTTGAATGGCTTGAATCCAAGGAACCTGGATCTGTTGTTTATGTAAATTTCGGAAGCATCGTGGTTATGTCTGAAGAGAAACTGTTAGAGTTTGCTTGGGGTTTGGCAAATAGCAATAAACCATTTTTGTGGATCATTAGGCCTGATCTTGTCATTGATGGCTCGGTGGTTTTGTCATCTGAGTTTGTGAATGAAATTTCAGATAGAGGCCTAATAGCAAGTTGGTGTCCGCAAGAGAAAGTGTTGAACCATCCTTCAATTGGCGGGTTCTTGAGTCATTGCGGATGGAACTCAACCACCGAAAGTATATGTGCTGGAGTGCCAATGTTGTGTTGGCCATTTTTTGCTGATCAGCCAACAAACAGTAGAATTATTTGCAATGAATGGGAGATTGGAGCTGAAATCGATACAAATGTGAAGAGAGATGAGGTGGAGAAGCTTGTGAATGAATTGATGGTGGGAGAGAAAGGAAAGAAGATGAGGCAAAAGGCAATGGAATTGAAGAAGAAGGCTTTGGAGAACACTAGTCCAGGAGGTTGTTCATACAAGAACTTAGACAAAGTTATTAAGGAAGTGTTGCTTAAACAGAATTAA